GAAAGGATTACGTTGATAGGAGTGCTAGACAAGCTCGAGGAGAAAACACTCAACATAATAAAGGAGCAAAGCGAGAGCGAGGATGTGGATCCCAGGGAGATAATAGGCTGGCTCGAGGTTTTAGAAAGAATTAGAAGATTGAAGGAAATCAGCCGGGAGAAGCAGTCTTTGCCGAAGCCGCCGTGAACCCCCGGAGTTGCCCTAAACCATGCCGCTACTAAAGAGCGATCTAACCTTCTCAAGTACTTCCGAGTAGACTGCTTGCACTTCTCTTGTAGCGTCAACCTCCAAGAGCCATCCCTGGGCAACCATTCTCTTATAGTTCTGCCTAACCCTGTTGAGAAACTCTTTCTCCTCGAACTCGGGGAATCTTGAAGGGAGCCCCTGCCTCCTAGCCATGGCTACCTCGGGGGGAATGTCAAGATATATTGCCAGGTCGGGTTTCAAAGCATACTTGTTCACTTCCACAACCCACTCGAAGGGAGCCCCCATGGCTGACTGGTAGGCTATACTGCTGTAGAAATACCTGTCCGAGACCACGCAAACCCCTTTCTCAAGCATTGGCTGTATCAGGGTTTTCACATGGATAAGCCTGTCGAGGGCGAAGGCTAAGGCGTCAACATAGGCATCCCTGTAGGAAGAATACTCCCCTTTAACGGCTCTAACTATTAGCGAGTCTGTTGGCTCGTAAGTGTAAACAGCCTCCATCCCCTTTGATTTAAACATGTCTATTAGCATTTTCGCAAGCGTGGTTTTCCCTGCACCATCAATGCCTTCTAACACTATGAAAAACCCTCTACTCAACCGTGACATAATCCTCCCCTTCCCTATGTGTAACAAGTTTCTTGTTGGATAATATTGTTGAAAACTCTTCGAACTCCTCGACAATAAACAAGGGGATGCCCGCTAACACGCATCCTGCTATTAAGATGGGCTCCACCTCCTTAACGATCATGCAGCATGGATGGACGTTGTTCTTTTTCAAAGCATATATGATGTATGAGCCCACAGTGCTTCCTCGCGAACCCTTGAAAACAAGCACTCTTCCAGCCATCTCAACTTCGCCAAAGTCTGCTCTGACAACTCCTCTGACAGGGTCTACTTCACCGAAGAAGCTTAAGTACTGGTTTAAAACAACAGGTTCTCCGGAGCAGTCGCCATCAACCACTCGTTTAATCCTCCATTTCAAACTCACGTTTCCCCCTCCCCATCGTGATTAAGCGTAGATGCTTTCAACTATCTCCTTTAAGCCTGCAATACCTGCTTTAAGCCCATGTATCTTCCTCATGTAGAAATATGCCTTTCCACTATTCGTCAACATGTAATCATATTTCTTCTTTAACACGGATACGACAGGGCAGGTTCCCAAGGCTATGTCCACCTTCCGCGACAAGAGGAATTTCATCAGGGGAGAATAGGTGGAGGCAAGCTCAGGTGGCATTGTAACGAGAAGCTTGCCCCTCCTGGGCTCTCGATATTTTTCAAGTAAGCGCTTGAGAGCAACAAGCTCTTCTGGATGCGTGTGGGGACATCCTATATATCCTAAAACAGTCCCGCCTAGACCAGGCAACTCTCCAACATATTTTTCCACGTCGCTAGGTTCCAGGGTAATGGTTTCCTCTATCTCTGTTTTATAAGTTTCCCTAGGGGTTATGCCGTCGAGCACTGCTAGTGCATGGGATCCGGATGCCGCCATCGCTGCCAGTAGAGCTTTAATCTCGTGTAAAGGTTTCTCCCTAATCTTTACAACGGGGATGTCCCTAATGTTTTCCCCAATCCACAAGCCGGCTAGAGATAGGGGCTTATTATCAATTAATGGTGATAATTCGACCAGAACCCTTGCAACCCTGTTTTCAAGACTATGAAGACCGTGAAGATATGTGAAACCTGTTAAGGCTGAAGCCAGCGCTAAGGGCCCGCCCTCACGGTTTGTTCTAGCCCCGAAGTAGGAGTTGGCGAAAATCACGGCACTGCTCTCGCCCCATGCCAAGTGCTCGCCCGGCATCGGCGGTCTATGGTAGTAGGGTATGCAGGTGAACACGGGCTTACCGCCCATTCCAACCAGTGCTTCATCTATCAATGCCTGCTTGCTGAAATACTTGTTGTCAATTACCTGGGAGAGCATTCCGTAGTCGACGCAGCCTGGGTTTATGGTGGTGTAGACTCGGAACCTTGGCCTCTCCCTGTAGAAGTCTCTTAAGAACTCCAGCCCGGGTTCGCCTATGTTCGAGTATGAGACACCGGATACGTGTGCATGTGTGATTTCCACAAGTCTGTCAGAGCCCAGGGCCTCGCCTACTTTCACAATTATCTCGAGCGCTTTAGCGTAAACCCATCCGAACTCTCCTTTAAGCATTCTCTCCTGAAAAGGAGTGAGATACATTACTCGACAACAACCCTCCTATACTTATCCCATGGTTCATTGAATGGTTTCACAGCGAGGAAAATAACCTTATCCCCAATCCCTTCCCTGCTCCTGGGTTCTAGAGTACTGCCTTTGATATCTTTTAAGATTATTATGTCCTCGCTCCCTTTAAGCCTAGTAGCCAACGCCCACTCTACTTCCAATGGATTGTCGACGTCAATATCTTCGTCAACGATGAACACGTGTTTAACGCTAGGGTGGGCAGATA
This region of Thermosphaera aggregans genomic DNA includes:
- the tmk gene encoding dTMP kinase, which produces MSRLSRGFFIVLEGIDGAGKTTLAKMLIDMFKSKGMEAVYTYEPTDSLIVRAVKGEYSSYRDAYVDALAFALDRLIHVKTLIQPMLEKGVCVVSDRYFYSSIAYQSAMGAPFEWVVEVNKYALKPDLAIYLDIPPEVAMARRQGLPSRFPEFEEKEFLNRVRQNYKRMVAQGWLLEVDATREVQAVYSEVLEKVRSLFSSGMV
- a CDS encoding aconitase X swivel domain-containing protein — protein: MSLKWRIKRVVDGDCSGEPVVLNQYLSFFGEVDPVRGVVRADFGEVEMAGRVLVFKGSRGSTVGSYIIYALKKNNVHPCCMIVKEVEPILIAGCVLAGIPLFIVEEFEEFSTILSNKKLVTHREGEDYVTVE
- a CDS encoding aconitase X catalytic domain-containing protein; amino-acid sequence: MYLTPFQERMLKGEFGWVYAKALEIIVKVGEALGSDRLVEITHAHVSGVSYSNIGEPGLEFLRDFYRERPRFRVYTTINPGCVDYGMLSQVIDNKYFSKQALIDEALVGMGGKPVFTCIPYYHRPPMPGEHLAWGESSAVIFANSYFGARTNREGGPLALASALTGFTYLHGLHSLENRVARVLVELSPLIDNKPLSLAGLWIGENIRDIPVVKIREKPLHEIKALLAAMAASGSHALAVLDGITPRETYKTEIEETITLEPSDVEKYVGELPGLGGTVLGYIGCPHTHPEELVALKRLLEKYREPRRGKLLVTMPPELASTYSPLMKFLLSRKVDIALGTCPVVSVLKKKYDYMLTNSGKAYFYMRKIHGLKAGIAGLKEIVESIYA